In Vibrio atlanticus, the following proteins share a genomic window:
- the hisS gene encoding histidine--tRNA ligase, whose translation MAKNIQAIRGMNDCLPTQSPLWQKVESAVKSVVSAYGYNEVRMPIVEETNLFSRAVGEETDVVSKEMYTFDDRNGDSLTLRPEGTAGCVRSCIQNSLINRDEQRLWYMGPMFRHERPQKGRYRQFHQCGVEVFGLDGPDVDAELIMMTARLWRELGIDKHVRLELNSIGSQEDRVSYRTALVAFLEQHIDVLDEDCKRRMHTNPLRVLDTKNPDVQAILGDAPRLSEYLGEESKQHFTGLCELLDAVGIEYQVNERLVRGLDYYNRTVFEWITDSLGAQGTVCGGGRYDGLVEQLGGKATNAVGFAMGLERLVLMMETLELTEVRRSVDVYVVAAGEGTMIAGMQLANQLRDTVEGVRVMNHFGGGNFKKQFKRADKVGAVVALVLGENEVADNTVVLKDLVGGEQQTVSQTEVAEKVAALI comes from the coding sequence GTGGCTAAAAATATCCAAGCAATTCGAGGCATGAACGACTGCCTTCCAACTCAATCACCACTGTGGCAGAAAGTAGAAAGCGCAGTTAAAAGTGTGGTGAGTGCATACGGTTACAACGAAGTACGTATGCCTATCGTTGAAGAAACAAACCTGTTTAGCCGTGCGGTTGGTGAAGAGACTGATGTTGTTTCTAAAGAGATGTACACCTTTGATGACCGTAATGGTGACAGCCTAACGCTGCGTCCAGAAGGCACAGCAGGTTGTGTACGTTCATGTATTCAAAACAGCCTTATCAACCGTGATGAGCAGCGCCTATGGTACATGGGCCCGATGTTCCGTCACGAGCGTCCTCAAAAAGGTCGTTACCGTCAATTCCACCAATGTGGTGTTGAAGTGTTTGGCCTAGACGGTCCAGACGTTGATGCTGAACTTATTATGATGACAGCACGTCTATGGCGTGAACTAGGTATCGATAAGCACGTTCGTCTTGAATTGAACTCAATCGGTTCTCAAGAAGATCGCGTAAGCTATCGTACAGCGTTAGTGGCTTTCCTTGAGCAACACATTGATGTGTTAGATGAAGACTGCAAACGTCGCATGCACACTAACCCTCTACGTGTACTTGATACTAAGAACCCGGATGTTCAAGCGATCTTAGGTGACGCACCTCGACTATCTGAATATTTAGGTGAAGAATCGAAGCAACATTTTACTGGTTTGTGTGAACTTCTTGACGCTGTTGGTATCGAATACCAAGTTAATGAGCGTCTAGTACGTGGCCTAGATTACTACAACCGCACCGTATTTGAGTGGATCACTGACAGTCTTGGTGCTCAAGGTACTGTTTGTGGCGGCGGTCGTTACGATGGTCTTGTTGAGCAACTAGGCGGCAAAGCAACCAATGCTGTTGGCTTCGCAATGGGTCTAGAGCGTCTGGTTCTTATGATGGAAACGCTAGAGCTTACAGAAGTTCGTCGTAGCGTTGACGTATACGTGGTTGCTGCTGGCGAAGGTACTATGATCGCGGGCATGCAGTTAGCGAATCAATTACGCGACACCGTTGAAGGCGTACGTGTAATGAACCACTTCGGTGGTGGTAACTTCAAGAAGCAATTCAAACGTGCTGACAAAGTAGGTGCTGTTGTGGCGTTGGTACTTGGTGAGAACGAAGTTGCTGACAATACAGTTGTGCTAAAAGATTTGGTTGGCGGCGAGCAACAAACCGTGTCTCAAACGGAAGTTGCAGAGAAAGTTGCTGCGCTAATCTAA
- a CDS encoding YfgM family protein yields MELYDSEEQQVEAIKDWWKENGKAVIFGAVIGLGGLFGWRYYQDSVVEAREAASESYTSAISALDAKGVDAQSDIQAFIDANKDAEYSVLAAMQLAKAQVQAGDLTAALEQLEWAKSATKDAALAPLLTYRVARIKAEQGEFDAALTDLEAMTDESWKGRVAELRGDISLRKGDTDAAYSAYSEAQQAADASQTLQIKLDDLAK; encoded by the coding sequence GTGGAACTTTACGATAGCGAAGAGCAACAAGTTGAAGCCATTAAAGATTGGTGGAAAGAGAATGGCAAAGCCGTAATCTTTGGTGCGGTTATTGGTTTAGGTGGCCTATTTGGTTGGCGCTATTACCAAGATTCAGTCGTTGAAGCGCGTGAAGCCGCTTCAGAAAGCTACACCTCTGCAATCTCAGCTCTAGATGCTAAAGGCGTTGATGCTCAATCTGATATTCAAGCTTTCATCGACGCAAACAAAGACGCTGAATATTCAGTACTTGCTGCTATGCAATTAGCAAAAGCGCAAGTTCAAGCGGGTGACCTTACAGCTGCACTAGAACAACTTGAGTGGGCAAAATCGGCAACTAAGGACGCGGCATTAGCGCCACTACTGACTTACCGTGTTGCTCGTATCAAAGCTGAGCAAGGTGAATTTGACGCTGCATTGACTGATCTTGAAGCGATGACTGACGAATCTTGGAAAGGCCGTGTTGCTGAACTACGTGGTGATATCTCACTTCGTAAAGGCGACACAGATGCAGCTTACAGTGCTTACTCTGAAGCTCAACAAGCTGCTGATGCGAGCCAAACGCTTCAAATCAAACTTGACGACCTAGCTAAATAA
- the bamB gene encoding outer membrane protein assembly factor BamB produces MKKMFPKAALCAIALGLLAGCASEEDTVIMAPVPTVNSEFTPSQEWSTSVGDGVGHYFSKLTPELAYDKVFVASREGMVKALDPETGKELWKVDLEKEVLARLSGGLTAAYGKVFVGSENGEVIALDESTGEELWRVSVNGEVLASPATESNMVIVHTSRGMLTALDQESGEQKWTISTEVPSLTLRGDSSPVTVSGGVFWGTANGRLAAAIVDRGQLIWQQPVGTPKGATEIDRLVDVDASPVVLGGTLYTVGINGQLIAIDLRSGKPVWKRNYSSAIDLASDGSRLFVVTDKDHVVAVDARSGTELWSTPLLENRLLTAPAIINGYVVVGDTEGYLHWLDRSSGEFVAQQLVDGSGFAVAPIEMPEGYLVTTRNGDVKKLTISQ; encoded by the coding sequence ATGAAGAAGATGTTTCCAAAAGCGGCGTTGTGTGCGATTGCTCTTGGCCTGCTAGCGGGCTGTGCAAGTGAAGAAGACACCGTAATCATGGCACCAGTACCAACGGTAAACAGCGAGTTTACTCCTAGCCAGGAATGGTCTACGTCGGTTGGTGATGGTGTTGGTCACTACTTTTCAAAACTAACGCCGGAATTGGCTTACGACAAAGTATTTGTTGCAAGCCGTGAAGGTATGGTTAAAGCGCTTGACCCTGAAACAGGTAAAGAGCTTTGGAAAGTCGATCTTGAGAAAGAAGTACTGGCTCGTTTATCGGGTGGCTTAACGGCAGCTTACGGCAAGGTATTTGTTGGTTCTGAAAATGGCGAAGTGATCGCGCTGGATGAATCAACCGGTGAAGAGCTGTGGCGTGTATCAGTGAATGGTGAGGTGCTTGCATCCCCAGCAACTGAAAGCAACATGGTTATTGTTCATACCAGTCGTGGCATGTTGACCGCGTTAGATCAAGAAAGCGGTGAGCAAAAATGGACCATCAGTACTGAAGTACCAAGCCTAACACTTCGTGGCGATAGCTCGCCTGTTACTGTTTCAGGTGGTGTATTCTGGGGTACGGCAAATGGTCGTTTAGCTGCAGCGATCGTTGATCGTGGTCAGCTTATTTGGCAACAGCCAGTAGGCACGCCAAAAGGTGCAACGGAAATCGATCGTTTGGTTGATGTTGATGCATCACCGGTTGTTCTTGGTGGCACCCTGTATACCGTAGGTATCAATGGTCAGCTGATTGCTATCGATCTTCGTTCTGGTAAGCCAGTTTGGAAACGTAATTACTCGTCAGCGATTGATTTAGCAAGTGATGGCAGCCGTTTGTTCGTTGTGACTGACAAAGACCATGTGGTTGCAGTTGATGCGCGTAGTGGCACTGAACTGTGGAGCACTCCATTGTTAGAAAACCGCTTACTGACAGCACCTGCTATTATTAATGGTTATGTAGTTGTGGGTGATACAGAAGGTTATCTGCACTGGTTAGATCGTTCATCGGGTGAGTTTGTTGCTCAACAGCTCGTCGATGGTAGCGGCTTTGCGGTTGCGCCAATTGAAATGCCTGAAGGCTACTTAGTGACGACTCGCAATGGCGATGTAAAGAAACTAACGATTAGCCAATAA
- the der gene encoding ribosome biogenesis GTPase Der — protein MVPVVALVGRPNVGKSTLFNRLTRTRDALVADFPGLTRDRKYGHAHFSEHDFIVIDTGGIDGTEEGVETKMAEQSLAAIDEADVVLFMVDGRAGLTPSDVAIAKHLRQLEKPSMLVVNKVDGIDPDAASADFWQLGVEDMYQIAAAHGRGVTALIDLALNPFAEALKAENGEVSDLTEFEDEEEEQVDFTEEEAEEEFKRLQEQPIKLAIIGRPNVGKSTLTNRILGEERVVVYDMPGTTRDSIYIPMQRDEREYVLIDTAGVRRRKNINETVEKFSVVKTLKAIEDANVVLLLIDARENISDQDLSLLGFALNAGRSIVIAVNKWDGLDNDVKDRVKKELDRRLGFVDFARIHFISALHGTGVGHLFESVQEAYKSATTRVGTSVLTRIMKMATDDHQPPMVRGRRVKLKYAHAGGYNPPIIVIHGNQVRNLPDSYKRFLMNYYRRSLEIMGTPIRIQFQNSENPFEAKTNKLTISQERKRKRMMSMVKGRK, from the coding sequence ATGGTACCTGTTGTTGCTCTAGTAGGGCGTCCGAACGTAGGTAAATCTACGTTATTTAACCGATTGACTCGAACTCGTGATGCATTGGTTGCGGATTTCCCTGGCTTAACGCGTGACCGTAAATACGGTCATGCTCATTTTAGCGAGCATGACTTTATTGTTATCGACACTGGTGGTATCGACGGTACCGAAGAAGGTGTTGAAACTAAAATGGCTGAACAGTCGCTAGCGGCGATTGATGAAGCTGATGTCGTTCTATTTATGGTAGATGGCCGTGCGGGTCTAACACCTTCAGACGTAGCTATTGCTAAGCACCTTCGTCAACTAGAAAAGCCTTCAATGCTAGTAGTAAACAAGGTTGATGGTATCGACCCTGATGCTGCAAGTGCTGATTTCTGGCAACTAGGCGTAGAAGACATGTACCAAATCGCTGCAGCGCACGGTCGTGGTGTAACAGCGTTGATTGATCTTGCTCTAAACCCATTCGCTGAAGCGTTAAAAGCTGAGAATGGCGAAGTAAGCGATTTAACTGAATTTGAAGACGAAGAAGAAGAGCAAGTTGATTTCACTGAAGAAGAAGCGGAAGAAGAATTCAAGCGCCTTCAAGAACAACCGATTAAGCTAGCGATCATTGGTCGTCCTAACGTAGGTAAATCAACACTAACTAACCGTATTCTTGGTGAAGAACGTGTTGTTGTTTACGATATGCCGGGTACAACTCGTGACTCTATCTACATTCCGATGCAGCGTGATGAGCGTGAATACGTTCTGATTGATACTGCGGGTGTTCGTCGCCGTAAAAATATCAACGAAACAGTTGAGAAGTTCTCAGTGGTTAAAACACTGAAAGCGATTGAAGATGCTAACGTTGTATTACTGCTTATCGATGCTCGCGAGAACATCTCAGATCAAGATCTAAGCTTGTTAGGCTTTGCGTTGAATGCTGGTCGTTCAATTGTTATTGCCGTAAACAAGTGGGATGGCCTAGATAACGACGTTAAAGATCGTGTTAAGAAAGAACTAGACCGTCGTTTAGGTTTCGTTGATTTCGCACGTATTCACTTTATCTCTGCACTTCACGGTACTGGTGTTGGTCACTTGTTTGAGTCTGTTCAAGAAGCTTATAAGTCAGCAACGACTCGTGTTGGTACTTCTGTACTTACTCGTATCATGAAGATGGCGACTGATGATCACCAACCACCTATGGTTCGTGGCCGTCGTGTTAAATTGAAATACGCGCACGCTGGTGGCTACAACCCACCGATTATCGTTATCCACGGTAACCAAGTACGTAACTTGCCAGATTCATACAAACGATTCTTGATGAACTACTACCGTCGTTCACTAGAGATTATGGGTACACCTATTCGCATTCAATTCCAGAACAGCGAGAACCCATTTGAAGCTAAGACTAACAAGCTGACAATTTCTCAAGAACGTAAACGTAAGCGTATGATGAGCATGGTTAAAGGTCGTAAGTAA
- a CDS encoding metal-dependent hydrolase, which translates to MTTSDSMTPATSMKPIIVITPTITQFCHQTWLLNAKAVYVESDDSKTYLITDVTPFHPVSHIWPDHPADRGFVSVGGEQYIVEDCLVGAIEQSTGNLYIAADIPVKRDTEGWAFVVVHQLPVSASIIKIGDEVELSVDKEHQASLSRGHSAGHIAFLALNKVLAESYWRKDADRKDPLGSYDFNSYAQVTSFVTPELCTDKYRLGKTLKKRGLNVADMLTNLDGIEANINQMIAGWLAESTLVTMRLEGEALTDSRYWEWQLDDETLVSIPCGGTHIDNTSELKALSVKLTQLDDQHIEMQTCLSR; encoded by the coding sequence ATGACCACTAGCGATTCAATGACACCAGCGACATCCATGAAACCAATAATAGTTATCACACCAACCATTACTCAATTTTGTCATCAAACTTGGCTGCTCAATGCAAAAGCAGTGTACGTTGAAAGTGACGACAGCAAAACTTACTTGATCACTGACGTGACACCTTTCCACCCTGTGAGTCATATTTGGCCCGATCACCCAGCAGACCGAGGTTTTGTCAGCGTAGGTGGTGAACAGTATATTGTTGAAGATTGCCTTGTTGGTGCAATAGAGCAATCTACTGGAAATCTATATATTGCAGCAGATATCCCTGTTAAGCGTGATACGGAAGGGTGGGCGTTTGTGGTTGTCCACCAACTACCTGTATCAGCTTCTATTATTAAAATTGGCGATGAAGTTGAGTTGTCGGTTGATAAAGAGCACCAAGCCAGTTTGAGCCGCGGTCATAGTGCCGGACATATTGCCTTCTTAGCCTTGAATAAAGTATTGGCTGAGAGTTACTGGCGTAAAGATGCGGATAGAAAAGATCCACTCGGCAGCTATGACTTCAATAGCTATGCACAGGTGACTAGCTTTGTGACTCCAGAGTTGTGCACCGATAAGTATCGTTTAGGTAAAACCTTGAAGAAACGCGGTCTGAACGTTGCTGACATGCTAACGAACCTTGATGGTATTGAGGCCAATATCAACCAGATGATTGCAGGCTGGCTTGCTGAATCGACTCTTGTAACGATGAGACTAGAAGGTGAGGCGTTAACAGACTCTCGCTACTGGGAATGGCAGCTAGATGACGAGACTTTAGTGTCTATTCCGTGTGGTGGTACTCACATCGACAATACTTCAGAACTTAAGGCATTGTCGGTTAAGTTAACCCAATTAGATGACCAACATATCGAAATGCAGACGTGTTTATCTCGATGA
- a CDS encoding sensor domain-containing diguanylate cyclase: MKQQFLLEGHRAVNSLLRKLALGLDRKELNRKIIQLTEQIFGQRMASILLLNPESNTLHLEYAPNLPDFYNQQIEGVGVGAGIGSCGEAAALKKAVMVSNINAHPNWTPFLALTNQANLHACWSVPIISSHGHVLGTFAIYSQYISEPHEFELEILELLASLYSVALEKYELENQLNFFANRDSLTHSLNRRALQREAEQVLTNRCFTEKVMACLFVDVDKFKSINDTFGHSFGDDVLLAVAKVLDEATTACAKIGRYGGDEFVVFSCFDDQESVLNFYRSLERTLEQALYIDGTQFSVSVGLSYDKDPESLEGLIAQADKNMYQIKQAKSSQ; this comes from the coding sequence ATGAAACAACAATTTTTATTAGAAGGTCACCGAGCAGTAAACAGTTTGCTTCGAAAGCTTGCCCTTGGGTTGGATCGCAAAGAATTGAATCGCAAGATCATTCAACTCACCGAGCAGATTTTTGGTCAAAGGATGGCCTCTATCTTATTGCTAAACCCCGAATCGAATACATTACATTTAGAATATGCTCCAAACTTGCCTGATTTTTATAACCAGCAGATAGAAGGAGTGGGGGTTGGTGCCGGAATTGGTTCTTGTGGCGAAGCGGCGGCACTTAAGAAAGCTGTCATGGTCTCCAATATTAATGCACACCCGAATTGGACTCCTTTCTTAGCCTTAACCAATCAGGCTAACCTTCATGCATGTTGGTCAGTGCCAATCATCTCTTCACATGGTCACGTATTAGGTACCTTCGCAATTTACAGTCAGTACATCTCTGAACCTCATGAGTTTGAACTTGAGATCTTAGAGTTATTGGCTTCTCTGTATTCAGTCGCGCTTGAGAAGTATGAGTTAGAGAATCAACTCAACTTTTTTGCCAATCGGGACTCCCTAACACACAGTTTGAATCGCCGAGCATTGCAGAGAGAAGCCGAGCAGGTGTTAACTAACCGCTGTTTTACTGAAAAAGTGATGGCATGCCTGTTTGTTGATGTCGATAAATTTAAGTCAATAAACGATACGTTTGGCCACAGCTTTGGTGATGATGTGTTGTTAGCCGTTGCAAAAGTGCTTGATGAGGCAACGACTGCCTGTGCCAAGATAGGGCGCTATGGGGGCGATGAGTTTGTCGTGTTCTCTTGCTTTGATGATCAAGAAAGTGTGCTGAACTTTTATCGAAGCTTAGAAAGAACCTTGGAACAAGCGCTCTATATCGATGGCACTCAGTTTTCTGTCAGCGTTGGACTTTCTTATGATAAAGATCCTGAGTCATTGGAAGGCTTGATCGCACAAGCTGATAAGAACATGTACCAAATCAAGCAAGCTAAGTCTTCGCAGTAG
- a CDS encoding zinc ribbon domain-containing protein has protein sequence MSENICPKCQSELGWDGKYHCESCQAHFTKVGFCPECRSQLEKLQACGAASYFCNGECNELKSKSRVKFEFQPAE, from the coding sequence ATGAGTGAAAATATCTGCCCTAAGTGCCAATCAGAGCTAGGTTGGGATGGAAAGTATCACTGTGAAAGTTGTCAGGCACACTTTACTAAGGTTGGGTTTTGTCCTGAGTGCAGGAGCCAACTTGAGAAGCTTCAAGCCTGTGGTGCAGCGAGCTATTTTTGTAATGGTGAGTGTAATGAGCTTAAATCTAAATCGAGAGTAAAGTTCGAATTCCAACCAGCGGAATAG
- the xseA gene encoding exodeoxyribonuclease VII large subunit yields the protein MTNPNIFTVSRLNSEVRLLLENEMGIVWLVGEISNFSAPVSGHWYLTLKDSRAQVKCAMFRGNNRRVTFKPQNGNQVLVKARLSLYEPRGDYQLIIESMQPEGDGKLQQEFEKLKMNLAAEGLFAQSSKQILPEHPKCVGVITSKTGAALFDILDVLKRRDPSLPVVVYPTMVQGEEAAIQIAQAIGRANERNECDVLIVGRGGGSLEDLWCFNNEIVARTIAASQIPIISAVGHEVDVTIADFVADMRAPTPSAAAELVSRDNSHKEQAYTSKRARLVSAIRHVLIKQAQSTQTLKYRLEKQHPSYQLQKQSQQLDDLDMRLRRGMTQYLKQHAQRVERKQHQLQLNSPVKRLGEQKLHLQRSEQKLLDAMDKTLLTTRHQLAMAAEKLETVSPLATLKRGYSITHSASSKTVSSINDVEVGEVITTQVEDGVIESQVTKRVAKIEL from the coding sequence ATGACCAATCCAAACATCTTTACTGTTTCTCGCCTCAATTCAGAGGTTCGTCTCCTATTAGAAAACGAAATGGGAATAGTCTGGCTCGTTGGTGAAATCTCAAATTTCTCTGCACCTGTCTCTGGTCACTGGTACCTCACGCTTAAAGACTCTCGCGCTCAAGTTAAGTGCGCTATGTTTCGTGGCAATAACCGTCGTGTGACTTTTAAGCCTCAGAACGGTAATCAAGTGCTAGTTAAAGCGCGTCTGTCTCTTTATGAGCCACGCGGTGACTATCAACTGATCATCGAAAGCATGCAGCCAGAAGGTGACGGCAAGCTTCAGCAAGAGTTTGAAAAACTTAAGATGAACTTGGCGGCGGAAGGTTTATTTGCTCAGTCCAGTAAACAAATTCTTCCAGAACATCCTAAATGCGTCGGTGTTATCACCTCTAAAACAGGCGCAGCCCTCTTCGATATTCTCGATGTACTGAAAAGACGAGATCCTTCATTGCCTGTTGTGGTTTACCCAACCATGGTTCAGGGCGAAGAAGCGGCGATTCAGATCGCTCAAGCGATTGGGCGTGCCAATGAACGCAATGAGTGTGATGTATTGATCGTTGGCCGAGGCGGCGGCTCATTAGAGGACTTATGGTGTTTCAATAACGAGATCGTTGCTCGCACCATTGCAGCAAGTCAGATCCCGATTATCAGCGCCGTTGGACACGAAGTTGATGTCACTATCGCCGATTTCGTCGCAGATATGCGAGCTCCAACGCCATCAGCAGCCGCTGAATTGGTTAGCCGTGACAACAGTCATAAAGAGCAAGCTTATACCTCTAAACGTGCTCGTTTAGTAAGTGCGATTCGTCATGTGTTAATCAAACAAGCGCAATCAACTCAAACGTTGAAATACCGCTTAGAGAAACAACACCCGAGCTACCAACTGCAAAAGCAGAGTCAGCAGCTTGATGACTTAGACATGCGTTTGCGTCGTGGTATGACTCAATACCTAAAGCAGCATGCGCAGCGTGTTGAACGTAAGCAGCACCAACTTCAGCTGAACTCGCCAGTGAAACGCCTTGGTGAACAGAAACTGCATCTACAACGTTCAGAGCAAAAGCTATTGGATGCAATGGACAAGACATTACTAACTACTCGCCACCAACTAGCCATGGCTGCCGAGAAGTTAGAAACAGTAAGTCCATTGGCAACCCTAAAACGTGGCTACAGCATTACCCATTCAGCATCGAGCAAGACCGTGTCATCGATTAACGACGTCGAAGTCGGCGAAGTAATCACCACTCAAGTTGAAGACGGTGTGATTGAGTCGCAAGTGACAAAAAGAGTCGCTAAGATCGAGCTCTAG
- the guaB gene encoding IMP dehydrogenase, whose protein sequence is MLRIAKEALTFDDVLLVPAHSTVLPNTADLRTQLTKNISLNIPMISASMDTVTEARLAIALAQEGGIGFIHKNMSIEQQAEMVRQVKIYEAGVVSHPVTVNPDATIADVVALTEKHGFAGFPVVTETNELVGIITGRDVRFVTDLSKKVDVVMTPKARLASVKEGATREEVQEKMHEARVEKVLVVNDDFQLTGMITAKDFHKAERKPNACKDERGSLRVGAAVGAGAGNEERVAALVEAGVDVLLIDSSHGHSEGVLNRIRDTRAAYPDLQIIGGNVATGAGARALIEAGVSAVKVGIGPGSICTTRIVTGVGVPQVTAIADAAEVANEYGIPVIADGGIRFSGDICKAIVAGASCVMVGSMFAGTEEAPGEVILYNGRSYKSYRGMGSLGAMSQGSSDRYFQSDNAADKLVPEGIEGRIAYKGRLKEIVHQQMGGLRSSMGLTGSATIEDMRTKAEFVRISGAGMKESHVHDVQITKEAPNYRLG, encoded by the coding sequence ATGCTAAGAATTGCCAAAGAAGCGCTGACATTCGACGACGTACTGCTAGTGCCAGCACACTCCACCGTTCTCCCTAATACAGCTGATCTTCGCACTCAGTTGACGAAGAATATTTCCCTAAACATCCCAATGATCTCTGCATCGATGGATACTGTGACAGAAGCTCGCCTAGCGATTGCACTGGCACAAGAAGGCGGAATAGGCTTCATTCATAAGAACATGTCTATTGAACAACAAGCTGAAATGGTTCGCCAGGTTAAAATTTACGAAGCAGGTGTGGTTTCTCACCCTGTTACTGTAAACCCTGACGCGACAATCGCTGATGTTGTAGCCCTAACTGAAAAACACGGCTTTGCCGGTTTCCCTGTTGTTACTGAAACAAACGAACTTGTTGGTATTATTACTGGCCGTGACGTTCGCTTTGTGACTGACCTTTCTAAGAAAGTTGATGTAGTAATGACGCCTAAAGCTCGCCTTGCTTCTGTTAAAGAAGGTGCAACTCGTGAAGAAGTTCAAGAGAAAATGCACGAAGCGCGTGTTGAAAAAGTTCTTGTTGTAAATGATGACTTCCAACTAACGGGAATGATCACTGCAAAAGATTTCCACAAAGCAGAACGTAAACCAAACGCTTGTAAAGATGAGCGCGGCAGCCTACGTGTAGGTGCAGCTGTTGGTGCTGGTGCTGGTAACGAAGAGCGCGTAGCTGCTCTAGTTGAAGCTGGCGTAGACGTTCTACTTATCGACTCTTCACACGGTCACTCTGAAGGCGTACTTAACCGCATCCGTGATACGCGTGCTGCATACCCTGATCTACAAATCATCGGTGGTAACGTAGCAACTGGCGCTGGCGCTCGTGCTCTTATAGAAGCGGGTGTTAGTGCGGTTAAAGTAGGTATCGGCCCGGGTTCAATCTGTACGACTCGCATCGTTACTGGTGTTGGTGTTCCTCAAGTAACAGCAATCGCAGACGCAGCTGAAGTAGCAAACGAATACGGTATTCCAGTAATCGCAGATGGCGGCATCCGCTTCTCTGGCGATATCTGTAAAGCTATCGTTGCTGGCGCATCTTGTGTGATGGTTGGTTCAATGTTCGCGGGTACTGAAGAAGCACCGGGTGAAGTTATCCTTTACAACGGTCGTTCTTACAAGTCTTACCGTGGTATGGGTTCTCTTGGCGCTATGTCTCAAGGTTCTTCTGACCGTTACTTCCAATCTGACAACGCTGCAGACAAGCTTGTTCCAGAAGGTATTGAAGGTCGTATCGCATACAAAGGTCGTCTAAAAGAGATCGTTCACCAACAGATGGGCGGTCTACGCTCAAGCATGGGCCTAACGGGTTCTGCAACTATTGAAGACATGCGTACTAAAGCTGAGTTTGTTCGTATCTCTGGTGCGGGCATGAAAGAATCTCACGTACACGATGTTCAAATCACGAAAGAAGCACCTAACTACCGTTTAGGTTAA